One Paenibacillus thermoaerophilus genomic region harbors:
- the purD gene encoding phosphoribosylamine--glycine ligase — protein sequence MKVLVVGQGGREHAIVWALSKSPSVKALYCAPGNAGIAALAECVPIQVNQFEELSRFAVDNRIDLVVIGPDDPLADGIVDYMEERGLAVFGPRKNAAEIEGSKVFMKHLLKKYKIPTAAYETFDNYEDAHAYLMKQGVPIVIKADGLAAGKGVTVAHTMEEAEEALSRIMKDKVFGASGNRVVIEEFMQGQEMSILSFVDGETVRPMVPAQDHKPVFDNDQGPNTGGMGTYSPVPHIPESVVQKAIDTIIIPTAKALVAEGRPFRGVLFAGLMITPDGTPKTVEFNARFGDPETQVVLPRLKTDLLDIFLATVNGRLDQLDIEWSDEAAVCVIAASEGYPGSYPKGLPIDGLDQAKDKALIFHAGTAMKDGRFVTNGGRVLGVVGLGSDIAQAREQAYSAMDLIRFEGKHYRTDIAKKALR from the coding sequence GTGAAAGTTCTAGTCGTCGGCCAAGGCGGCCGTGAGCATGCCATCGTCTGGGCGCTGAGCAAAAGCCCGTCCGTCAAGGCGCTGTACTGCGCCCCCGGCAACGCGGGGATCGCGGCTCTCGCCGAATGCGTGCCGATTCAGGTGAACCAGTTCGAGGAACTGAGCCGATTCGCCGTGGACAATCGGATCGATCTGGTTGTCATCGGCCCGGATGATCCGCTTGCGGACGGCATCGTCGACTATATGGAAGAGAGAGGACTCGCCGTATTCGGCCCGCGCAAGAACGCGGCGGAGATCGAAGGCAGCAAGGTGTTTATGAAGCATCTGCTGAAAAAATACAAAATCCCGACCGCAGCCTACGAGACGTTCGACAATTACGAGGACGCGCATGCGTATCTGATGAAGCAAGGCGTCCCGATCGTCATCAAGGCGGACGGTCTCGCCGCGGGCAAAGGCGTCACCGTCGCCCATACGATGGAAGAAGCGGAAGAAGCGCTGAGCCGCATCATGAAGGACAAGGTGTTCGGCGCCTCCGGCAACCGGGTTGTCATCGAGGAGTTCATGCAAGGGCAGGAAATGTCGATCCTGTCGTTCGTCGACGGCGAGACGGTACGGCCGATGGTGCCGGCCCAGGACCACAAGCCCGTATTCGACAACGACCAAGGCCCGAACACCGGCGGCATGGGCACGTATTCCCCGGTGCCGCACATTCCGGAGTCGGTCGTGCAGAAGGCGATCGACACGATCATCATCCCGACCGCCAAGGCGCTGGTGGCCGAAGGCCGGCCGTTCCGCGGCGTGCTGTTCGCCGGTCTGATGATTACGCCGGACGGAACGCCCAAGACGGTGGAATTCAACGCGCGGTTCGGAGATCCGGAGACGCAGGTTGTGCTGCCGCGACTGAAGACGGACCTGCTGGACATTTTCCTGGCGACCGTGAACGGGCGTCTGGATCAGTTGGATATTGAATGGAGCGACGAAGCGGCCGTATGCGTCATCGCCGCGTCGGAGGGATATCCGGGATCATATCCGAAGGGCTTGCCGATCGACGGCCTGGACCAAGCGAAGGACAAGGCGCTGATCTTCCATGCGGGCACCGCGATGAAGGACGGCCGGTTCGTCACCAATGGAGGCCGCGTGCTGGGCGTCGTCGGACTCGGAAGCGATATTGCCCAAGCCCGGGAGCAAGCGTACTCCGCGATGGATCTCATTCGCTTCGAAGGCAAGCATTACCGTACCGATATCGCCAAAAAAGCGCTGAGATAA
- a CDS encoding DoxX family membrane protein: MMNWWRNNIVAAWGLLVLRLYLGWMWLEAGWHKITDGFTAKGFLTNAVAKPVADKATGELIYPTYTAFIEHFALPNVKLIDFLIPWGELLVGLGLILGTLTTAAAFFGLLMNFMFLMAGTVSTNPWMVLIGTLVLVAGANAGRIGGDLYVLPYLRKLWNRMFGGRGGDGKLAGNAAGRTV, from the coding sequence ATGATGAACTGGTGGAGAAACAACATCGTGGCGGCTTGGGGGCTTCTGGTTCTCCGGCTGTATCTCGGCTGGATGTGGCTCGAAGCCGGCTGGCACAAGATTACGGACGGTTTCACGGCAAAAGGGTTTTTGACGAATGCCGTCGCCAAGCCGGTCGCGGATAAAGCGACAGGCGAGCTGATCTACCCGACGTATACGGCGTTTATCGAGCATTTCGCGCTGCCGAACGTGAAGCTGATCGACTTCCTGATTCCTTGGGGCGAGCTTCTCGTCGGACTCGGCTTGATCCTCGGCACGCTGACGACGGCCGCCGCATTCTTCGGGCTCCTGATGAACTTCATGTTCCTGATGGCCGGCACCGTAAGCACGAACCCTTGGATGGTGCTGATCGGCACGCTGGTGCTGGTAGCAGGCGCCAACGCGGGCCGGATCGGCGGAGACCTCTACGTGCTCCCCTACCTCCGCAAGCTGTGGAACCGGATGTTCGGCGGCCGGGGCGGCGACGGCAAGCTCGCTGGAAATGCGGCAGGCCGGACGGTCTGA
- a CDS encoding DODA-type extradiol aromatic ring-opening family dioxygenase has product MSKQPSLFVAHGAPLLAVQQDSYTAFLEKYADALPERPAAIVSITAHWDVPGQLISRRELNGTYHDFGGFPEPLYKLRYDAPGDIGLSDRIAELLASAGVASSFDDSRGLDHGTWVPLLRMFPNADIPVVALSVHSRGTPEHQYRIGRALEPLRNDNILIVASGGLVHNFAYLEWDRGMGVEPQGVPWAMEFDEWIRERVEGWRLGELMAYDRLAPHASAAVPPRAREHFVPLFYAMGAADSTRQAERKYQGYQVGSLSLNFYEFY; this is encoded by the coding sequence ATGAGTAAACAACCGAGCTTGTTCGTGGCCCACGGCGCTCCGCTGCTTGCGGTTCAACAGGATTCGTATACCGCCTTCCTGGAAAAATACGCTGACGCGTTGCCGGAACGTCCCGCCGCGATCGTCAGCATCACGGCCCATTGGGACGTGCCGGGCCAGTTGATCAGCCGGCGCGAGCTCAACGGCACTTATCACGACTTCGGCGGTTTCCCCGAACCACTGTACAAGCTGCGGTACGATGCGCCGGGCGACATCGGCTTGTCCGACCGGATCGCGGAGTTGCTGGCCTCGGCGGGCGTCGCCTCCTCCTTCGACGACAGCAGGGGGCTTGACCACGGCACATGGGTGCCGCTGCTGCGGATGTTTCCGAACGCGGATATTCCCGTCGTGGCGTTGTCCGTCCATTCCCGCGGGACACCGGAGCATCAATACCGGATCGGCCGCGCGCTCGAACCGCTCCGGAACGACAATATTCTGATCGTCGCCAGCGGCGGTCTCGTGCACAACTTCGCTTATCTCGAATGGGATCGCGGCATGGGGGTGGAGCCCCAAGGAGTGCCGTGGGCGATGGAGTTCGACGAATGGATTCGGGAGCGCGTGGAGGGCTGGCGTCTGGGCGAACTGATGGCGTACGACAGGCTGGCCCCGCATGCGTCCGCGGCCGTTCCCCCGAGGGCGAGGGAGCACTTCGTGCCGCTGTTTTACGCGATGGGAGCGGCGGATTCGACCCGCCAAGCCGAACGGAAATACCAAGGCTACCAGGTCGGATCGCTGTCGCTGAATTTTTACGAGTTTTACTGA
- a CDS encoding YerC/YecD family TrpR-related protein — MQLKKLNDKAIDQLFEAILTLKSVEECYVFFDDLCTVNEIQSLSQRLEVARMLRKGSTYNQIEAETGASTATISRVKRCLNYGNDGYKMTLERLGR, encoded by the coding sequence ATGCAGCTAAAGAAGCTTAACGATAAAGCGATCGATCAATTGTTCGAGGCGATTTTGACCTTAAAGTCCGTCGAGGAATGTTATGTGTTTTTTGACGATTTGTGCACGGTCAACGAAATTCAGTCGCTGTCCCAGCGTCTGGAGGTAGCGCGCATGCTCCGCAAGGGAAGCACCTACAATCAGATCGAGGCGGAGACGGGAGCCAGCACGGCGACGATCTCGCGGGTCAAGCGCTGCCTGAACTACGGCAACGACGGCTACAAAATGACGCTGGAGCGTCTCGGACGCTGA
- a CDS encoding sirohydrochlorin chelatase gives MRKFGVLLISHGSRSESWVKLVEETVERAEWPADLPKFCSFLELVEGRLIQDGIDALEARGVTDLLVVPLFVSSGSTHLDEIRWALGAQAEPSRETDLKKFRVQARVHFGEPIDDDPAIARILWEKLRRVSRDPAREVLLLVGHGSAEREFHRRWRSGMRRLAERVQALGGFAASDIAMLLPNQIPCKMKLWQRRRPDCTPVVAPLFLSEGYFTQSVIPERLKGFDYRYGGEALLPHDGVTQWLERQVSRLAERAMISNV, from the coding sequence ATGCGCAAATTCGGCGTATTGCTTATCAGCCACGGCTCGCGCAGCGAAAGCTGGGTGAAGCTGGTGGAGGAGACGGTGGAACGGGCAGAATGGCCTGCGGACCTGCCGAAGTTCTGCTCGTTTCTGGAGCTGGTGGAAGGGCGGCTGATTCAGGACGGCATCGACGCGCTGGAGGCTCGGGGCGTCACCGACCTGCTGGTTGTGCCGCTGTTCGTCTCGTCGGGCAGCACGCATCTCGACGAGATCCGATGGGCGCTGGGAGCGCAGGCCGAACCGTCCCGCGAGACCGACCTGAAGAAATTCCGCGTCCAGGCGCGTGTGCACTTCGGCGAGCCGATCGATGACGATCCGGCGATCGCGCGGATCTTATGGGAGAAGCTCCGCCGCGTGTCGCGGGACCCGGCCCGGGAGGTGCTCCTCCTCGTCGGACACGGGAGCGCGGAACGCGAATTCCACCGCCGCTGGCGAAGCGGCATGCGGCGGCTGGCGGAACGGGTGCAGGCCCTTGGCGGGTTTGCGGCCAGCGATATCGCCATGCTGCTTCCGAATCAAATACCCTGCAAGATGAAGCTGTGGCAGCGCCGTCGGCCCGATTGCACGCCGGTGGTCGCGCCGCTTTTTTTGAGTGAGGGGTATTTTACGCAATCGGTGATCCCCGAACGGCTGAAGGGGTTCGACTACCGGTACGGGGGCGAGGCGCTGCTTCCCCACGACGGCGTCACGCAGTGGCTGGAGCGCCAAGTGAGCCGTCTGGCGGAACGAGCCATGATTTCGAACGTATAA
- a CDS encoding diacylglycerol kinase, with translation MRPKRVRLIYNPSSGREEMKKRLPDVLARLERGGLEVSAHATIGEGDATLAAATAIEREFDYIIAAGGDGTLYEVINGMAEKEYRPPLGLLPVGTTNDFARALGIPRNWEQACDIILKQHARPIDVGRVNQKYFINIAGGGSMTELTYEVPSKLKTVLGQLAYYMKGIEKLPRLKPIELYVKTPELELHEEVMLFLIANSNSVAGFEKLSPDASLDDGLFELFLLKRCSLADFIRVVTLVLRGEHMDDPHLMHIRTSQVEITSPDYVQLNLDGEFGGTLPGVFTVLPKHLQILVDPTGQSSYR, from the coding sequence TTGAGACCGAAACGAGTCCGACTGATCTATAACCCGTCGTCCGGGCGGGAAGAGATGAAGAAGCGCCTGCCCGATGTGCTGGCCCGGCTGGAGCGGGGAGGTCTGGAGGTGTCCGCGCACGCCACCATCGGCGAAGGCGACGCGACGCTTGCGGCGGCGACCGCCATCGAGCGCGAGTTCGATTATATTATCGCCGCGGGCGGCGACGGCACCTTGTACGAAGTGATCAACGGCATGGCCGAGAAGGAGTACCGGCCGCCGCTCGGCCTGCTGCCGGTAGGCACCACCAACGACTTCGCCCGGGCGCTGGGCATCCCGCGCAACTGGGAGCAAGCCTGCGACATCATCCTGAAGCAGCACGCCCGCCCGATCGACGTCGGCCGCGTGAACCAGAAATATTTCATCAATATCGCCGGGGGCGGCTCGATGACGGAGCTGACCTACGAGGTGCCGAGCAAGCTCAAGACAGTGCTGGGGCAGCTTGCCTATTACATGAAGGGGATCGAGAAGCTGCCGCGGCTGAAGCCGATCGAGCTGTACGTCAAGACGCCGGAACTGGAGCTGCACGAGGAAGTGATGCTGTTCCTTATCGCGAACAGCAACTCCGTCGCCGGCTTCGAGAAGCTCTCGCCGGACGCGAGCCTGGACGACGGCCTATTCGAGCTGTTCCTGCTTAAACGCTGCAGCCTGGCCGACTTCATCCGCGTCGTGACGCTGGTGCTTCGGGGCGAGCATATGGACGATCCGCATCTCATGCATATCCGCACGTCGCAGGTGGAGATCACCTCGCCGGATTACGTCCAGCTCAACCTGGACGGCGAGTTCGGCGGCACGCTGCCGGGCGTGTTCACGGTGCTGCCGAAGCATCTGCAAATCCTCGTCGATCCGACGGGGCAATCGAGCTACAGATAA
- the rlmD gene encoding 23S rRNA (uracil(1939)-C(5))-methyltransferase RlmD, translating into MRNNRHRRSKSNPPTANAAVGAKPRGAAAPTAPSGRRGGASARPDPAPPAWAAELPVREGGEYVVDVVGLGHDGEGVGRYEGYTLFVPGALPGERVRVRVGKVKKQYGFASLLDVVEPSADRVAPPCAVYDACGGCQLQHLSYEAQLRAKRRIVVDALQRIGKLAVASADSAPTEAGGPPDAADRPPVIVHPTIGMADPWRYRNKVQVPIGEQQGGLIGGFYEQGSHRIVDMDACLIQQEESDEIVLRVKRIGSVLGLTAYREDTHTGLLRHVVVRTARRTGEIMVVLVTNGDRLPNAERLVEAIREAVPGVVSVCQNINTARTNVVFGGETRVLWGQEVIYDYIGDVKFAISPRSFFQVNPVQTEVLYGKALEYAALSGEETVIDAYCGIGTISLFLAKRARRVYGVEIVPEAIADARRNAELNGMRNVEFAVGEAETVLPRWLEEGVAPDVVVVDPPRKGCDPALLDTLLEMKPPRVVYVSCNPATLARDLRVLEDGGYRTVEVQPVDMFPHTVHVECCVLLVRDDTDR; encoded by the coding sequence ATGAGAAACAACCGGCACCGCCGATCGAAATCGAATCCGCCAACCGCAAACGCCGCCGTCGGCGCCAAGCCGAGAGGAGCCGCCGCGCCGACCGCGCCGTCAGGCCGCCGGGGAGGGGCTTCCGCCCGTCCGGACCCGGCTCCGCCCGCGTGGGCGGCCGAGCTGCCCGTGCGCGAAGGCGGCGAGTACGTCGTCGACGTGGTAGGCCTGGGCCATGACGGGGAAGGCGTCGGCCGCTACGAGGGCTACACGCTGTTCGTTCCCGGCGCGCTGCCGGGGGAGCGGGTGCGCGTGCGCGTCGGCAAGGTGAAGAAGCAGTACGGCTTCGCCTCTCTGTTGGACGTCGTTGAGCCTTCCGCCGACCGCGTCGCCCCTCCGTGCGCCGTCTACGACGCCTGCGGCGGCTGCCAGTTGCAGCATCTGAGCTACGAGGCTCAGCTTCGGGCGAAGCGCCGGATCGTCGTCGACGCGCTGCAGCGCATCGGGAAGCTGGCGGTGGCCTCCGCCGACTCTGCCCCGACGGAAGCCGGCGGGCCGCCGGATGCCGCCGACCGCCCCCCTGTGATCGTGCACCCGACGATCGGCATGGCCGATCCCTGGCGCTACCGCAACAAGGTGCAAGTGCCGATCGGCGAGCAGCAGGGCGGACTGATCGGCGGATTCTACGAGCAGGGCAGCCACCGCATCGTCGATATGGACGCCTGCCTCATCCAGCAGGAGGAGAGCGACGAGATCGTGCTCCGCGTGAAGCGGATCGGTTCGGTGCTGGGGCTGACCGCCTACCGGGAAGATACGCACACCGGCCTGCTTCGCCACGTCGTTGTGCGTACCGCCCGCCGAACCGGAGAGATCATGGTGGTGCTCGTCACCAACGGCGACCGTCTGCCGAACGCGGAGCGGCTGGTCGAAGCGATCCGGGAAGCGGTGCCGGGCGTCGTAAGCGTCTGCCAAAACATCAACACCGCCCGCACCAACGTCGTGTTCGGCGGCGAAACCCGCGTGTTATGGGGACAAGAGGTCATCTACGACTACATCGGAGACGTGAAGTTCGCCATCTCGCCGAGATCGTTCTTCCAGGTCAATCCGGTGCAGACCGAGGTGCTGTACGGCAAGGCGCTGGAGTACGCGGCATTAAGCGGGGAGGAGACCGTCATCGACGCCTACTGCGGCATCGGCACGATCTCGCTGTTCCTCGCGAAGCGCGCCCGCCGCGTCTACGGCGTGGAGATCGTGCCGGAAGCGATCGCCGACGCTCGCCGCAACGCGGAGCTGAACGGTATGCGCAACGTGGAGTTTGCCGTAGGCGAGGCCGAGACGGTGCTGCCGCGCTGGCTGGAGGAGGGCGTCGCTCCCGACGTCGTCGTGGTCGACCCGCCGCGCAAGGGCTGCGACCCGGCGCTGCTCGACACGCTGCTCGAGATGAAGCCGCCGCGCGTCGTGTACGTATCTTGCAACCCGGCGACGCTGGCGCGTGACCTGCGCGTGCTGGAGGACGGCGGGTACCGCACCGTTGAGGTGCAGCCGGTCGACATGTTCCCGCATACGGTGCATGTGGAGTGCTGTGTGTTGTTGGTGAGGGATGATACAGATCGATGA
- the brxF gene encoding BREX-3 system P-loop-containing protein BrxF, which yields MSNIQELIALAVEASRSKRNKMLFVVVSRNSQEELQGAIERMEIPTLNVGLLLSEQLRVLPPERRPFEVGRILRSLIVRENKDVIFLDHIEYLFDTELKQNPVRLFENLSGNKTLVIHWPGTLENGALIYATPEHPEYYQSDNSYSSYIIEI from the coding sequence ATGTCTAATATACAAGAATTGATTGCCTTGGCAGTCGAGGCTTCTAGAAGCAAGAGAAATAAAATGTTATTTGTTGTGGTGAGTCGGAATTCGCAAGAAGAATTGCAAGGTGCCATTGAACGGATGGAAATTCCTACACTTAACGTAGGCCTGCTTTTGTCTGAGCAGTTACGAGTACTCCCACCTGAAAGACGTCCTTTTGAAGTAGGAAGGATACTTAGGTCTCTTATTGTACGAGAGAATAAGGACGTAATCTTCCTTGACCATATTGAGTATTTATTTGATACCGAATTGAAGCAGAACCCTGTTCGGTTGTTCGAAAATTTGAGCGGGAACAAGACGCTCGTAATCCACTGGCCAGGCACATTGGAGAACGGCGCTTTAATATACGCAACACCCGAACATCCTGAATATTATCAAAGTGATAACTCGTATTCCAGTTATATTATCGAAATCTAA
- a CDS encoding DUF6079 family protein: MKYRELVQFEPIRSIIELRTADDSIIDNYVISNRMAEVLNDIIIEQLQFERPIDHKGIMVVGNYGTGKSHLMSVIAALAEHSGTSARLNNQTVAAKAKEIEGKFKVLRIEFDGIDMPFREVLFREMTEYLQSIGVNYEMPELSQVVSNKDELVKLMSAFHETYPDHGLLLIIDELLDYLRSRKEQELMLDLNFLRAMGEITQSTRFRFMTGVQEMLFDNPRFAFVAEQLRRVKERTVQAIIAREDIEFVVSQRLLKKNDTQKAYIREHLQKFAPLYDKLGEQLEKYVELFPIHPAYLTAFQKVKIAEKRVALTTISDEIEKLLDQDVPTDSPGIVSFDSYWTYIQSDSTLRSDPDVREVMEKADVLLDRVEYAFQKPSYKPMAKRIVQALSVFRLTTDDLRVRIGMTPSEMRDQLFLFDKNCDMDVEFLDATVESTLKEILKSVSYQFISTNQENGQYYLDLDKDVPVDDHIASKAETLSGEQLDRYYFQVLERVLECSPSTYVTGYRIWQHELDWYSHKATRPGYLFFGAPNERSTAQPERDFYIYFLQAFDVPKFKDEKKPDEVFFVLDTKDQTLFHNLRQYAGAKEMALTASTATKGLYEEKANHYIKELTSWFKVNMPTAFKMTYRGITKKLADWSFAAPAQATVREIVDTAADECLTEWFEEKYPDYPVFRTDRTCLKWDALKTTYIPEALSSIQSATKTKTARAILEGLVLLDGDKLNVQKSGYANWIMQLVNSKGHNQVVNASELLHTERIAGGMEVKRTVQFKLEPELLAVLLVALVYSGDIVITINGTTYDSMKLDELIRLKADGIMEFSHIKKPSDLPLAELRALFDLFAISHGLLQPQSQTTGVAQLQVEVEKLLKEIVKLEQDIKSGIPTWDFPLLSETEIRENQQKLRKLNEFLQSLTVYNTPARLKNFKYTIADIELMQEHIQLAKQLRALEQKAIDVTQKARYIVNALNHVQVKHEWHAKAEGALEDVLHALKAGGDCQKEIQSLQKLKEQYIDLYYAMHSSARLGINDQNKRDQLLQDGRYATLRQLASISILPSRQLEEWKSKLDQLKFCWNLKKDDLEHAVICPHCRYRPKDEPYIQQVSIAKLNDELDELVTSWTGTVVNTLNDAEIKESISLLNAEQKQLIEQFVQDGKFSSPVDLKLVQTLKDLFEGIRKVELSVDQLVQMAGNGHPLTVDELRSRFEELVRNHIGTGHGNRVRILLRKGEIENG; the protein is encoded by the coding sequence ATGAAATATCGCGAACTTGTTCAGTTTGAACCCATTCGCTCCATTATCGAATTAAGAACCGCTGATGATAGCATTATTGATAATTATGTCATTTCTAATCGGATGGCTGAAGTGTTAAATGATATCATCATCGAACAATTGCAATTTGAACGTCCTATTGACCATAAAGGGATCATGGTTGTCGGAAATTATGGAACAGGTAAATCGCATTTGATGAGTGTTATAGCTGCTTTGGCTGAACATTCGGGTACGAGTGCACGATTGAATAACCAGACAGTTGCAGCCAAAGCTAAAGAAATCGAAGGAAAGTTTAAAGTACTTCGAATCGAGTTCGACGGTATTGATATGCCGTTTCGCGAAGTGCTGTTTCGGGAGATGACGGAATACTTACAAAGCATTGGTGTTAACTATGAAATGCCAGAGCTTTCTCAAGTTGTCAGCAATAAAGATGAGCTCGTCAAATTGATGTCCGCATTTCACGAGACGTATCCAGATCATGGACTTCTTCTCATAATAGACGAATTGTTGGATTATTTGCGCAGCCGGAAAGAACAGGAACTGATGCTGGACCTTAACTTCCTGCGGGCCATGGGCGAGATTACACAGTCGACAAGGTTCCGCTTTATGACCGGAGTGCAGGAAATGCTGTTTGATAATCCGCGATTTGCCTTTGTAGCTGAGCAATTAAGAAGAGTTAAGGAACGTACGGTTCAGGCTATTATTGCTCGTGAAGATATTGAATTTGTCGTTTCGCAGCGGCTTCTTAAGAAGAACGATACCCAAAAAGCTTATATCCGCGAGCATTTGCAAAAGTTCGCACCATTATATGATAAGTTAGGGGAGCAACTTGAAAAGTATGTTGAACTATTCCCGATTCATCCTGCCTATTTGACTGCGTTTCAGAAAGTCAAAATTGCGGAGAAACGTGTTGCTCTAACAACGATTAGCGATGAGATTGAAAAACTTCTCGATCAAGATGTTCCGACAGACAGCCCCGGGATTGTTTCTTTCGATAGCTATTGGACATATATCCAATCCGATAGCACATTGCGTTCGGATCCGGATGTTCGGGAAGTCATGGAGAAAGCAGATGTCCTGCTGGACAGGGTCGAATATGCATTCCAAAAACCGTCATACAAACCGATGGCCAAACGAATCGTTCAGGCTCTATCTGTCTTCCGACTTACAACGGATGATCTAAGAGTTCGAATTGGCATGACACCCTCGGAAATGCGGGATCAGTTGTTCTTGTTCGATAAAAACTGTGATATGGACGTAGAGTTTCTTGATGCTACCGTTGAGTCAACACTGAAAGAGATATTGAAGTCTGTTAGCTATCAATTTATTTCCACGAATCAAGAAAATGGACAGTACTATCTTGACCTAGACAAGGACGTTCCCGTAGACGATCACATTGCAAGTAAGGCAGAAACACTAAGTGGTGAGCAATTAGATCGTTATTACTTTCAAGTATTAGAACGGGTGCTGGAATGTTCACCTTCTACTTATGTTACGGGTTATCGAATCTGGCAACACGAGCTGGATTGGTATAGTCACAAAGCAACAAGGCCGGGTTATCTTTTCTTCGGAGCGCCTAATGAACGTTCCACGGCTCAGCCGGAGCGGGATTTCTATATCTATTTCTTACAAGCTTTCGATGTTCCAAAATTTAAGGATGAGAAGAAGCCGGACGAAGTTTTCTTCGTGCTTGATACGAAGGATCAGACGCTGTTCCATAATTTGAGGCAGTATGCCGGGGCTAAGGAAATGGCGTTAACGGCTTCAACCGCTACGAAGGGGTTATACGAAGAAAAAGCTAACCATTACATTAAGGAATTAACCTCGTGGTTCAAGGTAAATATGCCAACCGCGTTTAAAATGACTTATAGAGGTATTACGAAAAAGTTGGCAGATTGGAGCTTTGCTGCACCCGCGCAAGCGACAGTTCGTGAAATTGTGGACACCGCGGCCGATGAATGCTTAACGGAATGGTTTGAGGAGAAATATCCGGATTACCCTGTATTTCGAACAGACAGGACATGCCTGAAATGGGATGCGTTGAAGACTACTTATATTCCGGAGGCGTTAAGCTCGATCCAATCAGCTACGAAAACTAAAACTGCTAGGGCGATTCTGGAAGGACTTGTATTGCTCGATGGCGATAAATTGAACGTTCAAAAATCCGGATATGCGAATTGGATTATGCAGCTTGTGAACTCCAAAGGTCATAATCAAGTTGTTAATGCTTCTGAGCTGCTGCATACGGAACGAATCGCCGGCGGGATGGAAGTAAAGAGAACGGTACAGTTTAAATTAGAGCCGGAACTGCTGGCGGTATTGTTGGTTGCGCTTGTATATAGCGGAGATATCGTCATCACAATCAACGGCACGACTTATGATTCAATGAAACTTGATGAATTAATTCGTCTAAAGGCAGACGGCATTATGGAGTTTTCTCACATTAAGAAGCCTTCTGATTTGCCGTTAGCAGAATTGCGAGCATTATTTGATCTGTTTGCAATCAGTCATGGACTTCTCCAACCCCAATCCCAAACAACTGGGGTCGCACAGTTGCAAGTAGAAGTGGAAAAGTTGTTAAAAGAGATCGTAAAGTTGGAGCAGGATATTAAATCCGGGATTCCGACATGGGATTTCCCGTTGCTTTCTGAGACGGAAATTAGAGAGAATCAGCAAAAACTGCGAAAGCTAAACGAATTTTTGCAAAGCTTGACTGTATATAATACACCGGCCAGGTTGAAAAACTTCAAATATACTATTGCTGATATTGAGTTAATGCAGGAACATATACAACTGGCTAAACAGTTAAGAGCATTAGAGCAAAAGGCGATCGATGTAACGCAAAAGGCGCGGTATATCGTAAATGCGCTCAATCACGTACAAGTGAAGCATGAATGGCACGCGAAAGCCGAAGGAGCATTAGAAGACGTTCTTCATGCTTTGAAAGCGGGAGGAGATTGCCAGAAAGAAATTCAAAGCTTACAGAAGTTGAAGGAACAATATATCGATCTATATTACGCGATGCATAGCAGCGCCAGGCTCGGTATTAACGATCAGAACAAAAGGGATCAACTATTACAAGATGGCAGATATGCAACGTTACGTCAATTGGCGAGTATTTCCATCTTGCCTTCAAGACAACTGGAGGAATGGAAATCCAAGTTGGACCAGCTAAAGTTCTGCTGGAATTTGAAGAAAGATGACTTGGAACATGCGGTCATTTGTCCTCATTGCCGATATCGCCCGAAGGATGAGCCTTACATTCAACAAGTTAGTATTGCTAAGCTGAATGATGAACTTGATGAATTAGTAACATCCTGGACGGGGACTGTAGTTAATACACTGAATGATGCAGAGATAAAAGAAAGTATTTCGTTACTTAATGCTGAGCAAAAACAATTAATCGAACAATTCGTCCAAGACGGAAAATTCTCTTCCCCTGTAGACTTAAAACTAGTCCAAACATTGAAGGACTTGTTCGAGGGGATACGTAAAGTGGAGCTATCGGTAGATCAATTGGTCCAGATGGCTGGGAATGGCCACCCATTGACAGTGGATGAGTTGAGAAGCAGGTTTGAAGAACTAGTCCGGAATCATATTGGTACGGGCCATGGCAACAGAGTTCGAATTTTACTGCGGAAAGGTGAAATAGAGAATGGCTGA